From a single Candoia aspera isolate rCanAsp1 chromosome 2, rCanAsp1.hap2, whole genome shotgun sequence genomic region:
- the LMAN2 gene encoding vesicular integral-membrane protein VIP36 — protein MVLSPLLLLPLLLAGTAPRGAAELTDGNNEHLKREHSLIKPYQGVGSSSMPLWDFQGSTMLTSQYVRLTPDERSKEGSIWNRVPCFLKDWELHVHFKIHGAGKKNLHGDGVALWYTRERLTAGPVFGSKDNFHGLAIFLDTYPNEETTERVFPYISAMVNNGSLTYDHSKDGRWTELAGCTADIRNQNHDTFLAIRYSRGRLTVMTDVEDKNEWKNCFDVAGVRLPTGYFFGASAGTGDLSDNHDIISMKLFQLMVEHPPEEENIDWTKIEPSVSLFKSPKDNVDDPTGNFRSGPLTGWKVFLLLLCSLLGIIVCAVVGAVVFQKRQERNKRFY, from the exons ATGGTGCTGTCACCCCTGCTGCTCCTTCCGCTCCTCCTGGCCGGGACCGCGCCGCGAGGAGCCGCAGAGCTCACAGATGGCAACAACGAGCACCTAAAACGGGAACACTCGCTTATCAAGCCTTATCAGG GGGTTGGCTCCAGTTCAATGCCTCTCTGGGATTTCCAAGGGAGTACAATGTTGACTAGCCAGTATGTTCGACTGACCCCTGATGAGCGCAGCAAGGAAGGTTCTATCTGGAACAGGGTG CCCTGCTTTCTGAAGGATTGGGAGCTTCATGTCCATTTCAAGATCCATGGAGCAGGGAAGAAGAATCTCCATGGAGATGGTGTTGCCCTGTGGTACACTCGGGAGCGCCTTACTGCAG GGCCTGTCTTTGGCAGTAAAGACAACTTCCATGGATTGGCCATTTTCCTGGATACTTATCCCAATGAGGAAACTACTGAG cGTGTGTTTCCTTATATTTCCGCCATGGTGAACAATGGATCCCTGACCTATGACCATAGTAAAGATGGTCGCTGGACAGAGTTGGCAGGCTGCACAGCTGACATTCGTAATCAGAACCATGACACTTTTTTGGCGATCCGATATTCTCGGGGACGTCTGACG GTGATGACCGATGTGGAGgataaaaatgaatggaaaaactGCTTTGATGTTGCAGGAGTTCGATTACCCACTGGTTATTTCTTTGGGGCTTCTGCTGGTACAGGAGATCTATCTG ataatCATGACATCATTTCAATGAAGCTATTTCAGCTGATGGTGGAACATCCCCCAGAGGAAGAAAACATTGACTGGACAAAGATTGAGCCTAGCGTCAGTCTTTTCAAGTCACCCAAAG aTAATGTGGATGACCCAACAGGAAACTTCCGTAGTGGGCCTTTGACAGGCTGGAAAGTGTTCTTATTGTTACTGTGTTCTTTACTTGGCATCATTGTATGTGCAGTGGTAGGGGCTGTGGTTTTCCAGAAACGCCAGGAGCGGAACAAGCGATTTTACTAA